A DNA window from Bos indicus x Bos taurus breed Angus x Brahman F1 hybrid chromosome 16, Bos_hybrid_MaternalHap_v2.0, whole genome shotgun sequence contains the following coding sequences:
- the LOC113906990 gene encoding receptor-type tyrosine-protein phosphatase V-like isoform X6: MPGCSRGDYCWHSGAREPARPDCPLPASASGRLSPEGTGRASGVSRLCPPQGVASPGLRLFLPGKPAAEEHRRLPGMRPPVLFVAILWLPGFLAKEGECQPPEEGPSWASGGSPLRVTVSSRGRSASLTLNWDAPGPGGLGRTLRLSRLSPRGSPEGQLLQAHTNASSFEFRDLVPGSRYQLEVTAVRPCGQNASLSLTALTAPSTVQDLKLHGSESPSSLEASWGSAPGGQDGYQLVLCHLESQTVVHNVSTSAGTLSYNFSHLLPGSEYGLEITTWAAHLQAKTSTRQWTAPVPPGQLALRALGTRALRASWYSSGGAAWLHLLLTDLLSGFNLTAGVTRGVSSHTFPCLSPGTPYTLKLSAVAGPHWAVGPSATEWTRPSTPRDLGLAPQPPGLRASWKVGPGAREGYLLRLSGPVDKTLSLGPGALNITFLRPLPSGHYALELRVLAGPYEARAQATAWLGDALAQRPQGSGTELPLDRPEASEEPGSQILPYTEGAPCLLRNVSGAPGVTLVTLHGPGARSQVDAVSALGTASASPTGHTGPPTPQSLEVTGRDSPSTLTIGWAPAAGPREGYRVSWHQEGSQSSPGGLVNLGPDNTSLMLPDLVPGSCYTVSVWTRAGNLSSSIQRARACTLPAPPVSLSLGLAAQPPALRAVWSPPAGGRDGFLLRLYCLRPPALEGQDTLGPEVQTFSWTRLAPGTEFLVWLATLRGPDESSAANATGWTRPLAPALVNVTSEGATQLRASWVHALGGRDGYRVTLYQAGVQVRSSPVGAHVDSASFLALTPGTEYKVEVVTQAGPLRAVAASAAGWTPPVVPAELLVSMQAGSAVVSLAWASGPLGHGACHAQLSGARLLSREQPLALGQARLVLRDLTPGRNLSLTVQCRAGPLQASTHPVLLPVEPDPVEDVQCQPEATRLALVWTVPTGDVDTCLVVAEQLAAGGAAQLIFRANTSGGALLLAPLAPAASYRLSLSVLGRNGLWSRVVSLVCATVPEAWHPPELAAAPRLEPETGMGVLIAQGMFGEEDGQIQWYGVIASTNMSLARPPREAINCTWFDHYYGGRDAYLAVLLSNPFYAGPWAAPTSWPVPVGTDDCGQTRDICNGRLRPGSRYRFSVVAFSRHSPDTLIAFSAFSEPRTSPSWAVPLPVTAGIVASVLALVWLGLLCGRRVKGQRAEKSLRSQELTAYNLRRTHRPIPAHSFQQSFESKSAHACQAFFQEFEELKEVGKEQPRLEAEHPANSTKNRYPHVLPYDHSRVRLALLDGKPHSDYINASFIPGYTHPQEFIATQGPLKKTLADFWRLVWEQQVHVIVMLTVGMENGRVLCEHYWPADSSPVTHGPVTICLLAEQPQDEWTTREFQLHHAAQQQLRRVKQLQFTTWPDHSVPEAPSSLLAFVELAREQARAAVGAGPLLVHCSAGVGRSGTFVALWRLLRQLEEEQVVDAFHAVHMLRLHRPLMIQTPSQYVFLHRCLLSRVLEGPPSSRTAEVAETHSGHWAAPGTPHVAGAPCRPQPIPVRNFARVCAERAADGNAGFLGEHQLLLQALKNEAGSGMPSPRDGCCHERPPSAESGPAGEMLEAWLFPGGPSGRDHVVLTGPAGPAELWELVWEHGACVLVSLCPPDPQEKEFWPTETQPVVTDTVTVRWVADGSAAGWPCTFLHVTHKASGKERPVQRLQFPCGEPGQVLPPETLLPFLAAVGRCCPWDTEQPGTLLSHCSKDAAQLGTFLALEQLLQQAGAEGAVDIFTVALQQSQACGLMTPTLEEYIHLYSCLNSALSDGLP; this comes from the exons ATGCCAGGATGCAGCAGGGGAGACTACTGTTGGCACTCAGGAGCCAGGGAGCCAGCACGCCCAGACTGCCCGCTGCCCGCCTCTGCGTCCGGCCGGCTCTCCCCAGAAGGAACA GGCAGGGCATCGGGAGTCAGCCGTCTCTGCCCACCCCAGGGCGTTGCTTCTCCAGGTCTGCGTCTCTTCCTGCCTGGAAAGCCAGCTGCTGAAGAGCACCGGAG ACTCCCTGGAATGAGACCCCCAGTCCTGTTCGTGGCGATCCTCTGGCTCCCAGGCTTCTTGGCCAAG GAAGGCGAGTGCCAGCCCCCAGAAGAGGGTCCCAGCTGGGCGAGTGGAG GATCGCCTCTGAGGGTGACGGTCAGCAGCCGGGGCAGGTCTGCCAGCCTCACGCTGAACTGGGACGCCCCAGGGCCAGGTGGGCTCGGCCGCACCCTCCGCCTCAGCCGGCTGAGCCCCCGTGGCTCCCCTGAAGGGCAGCTGCTCCAGGCTCACACCAACGCGTCCAGCTTCGAGTTCCGGGACCTGGTGCCAGGAAGTCGCTACCAGCTGGAGGTGACGGCCGTGCGCCCCTGCGGGCAGAACGCCAGCCTCAGCCTCACTGCGCTCACAG CCCCGTCCACTGTCCAGGACCTGAAGCTCCACGGCTCTGAGAGCCCATCCAGCCTGGAGGCCTCGTGGGGCTCTGCTCCCGGGGGGCAGGATGGCTATCAGCTTGTCCTCTGCCATCTGGAGTCCCAGACAGTGGTTCACAATGTCTCCACGTCCGCCGGCACCCTGTCCTACAATTTTAGCCACCTCTTACCGGGCAGTGAGTACGGCTTGGAGATTACCACCTGGGCCGCCCACCTCCAAGCGAAGACCAGCACTCGCCAGTGGACAG CTCCTGTGCCTCCAGGGCAGCTGGCGCTGCGCGCCCTGGGCACCAGAGCCCTGCGGGCTTCCTGGTACAGCTCTGGGGGGGCCGCCTGGCTGCACCTCCTGCTCACGGACCTCCTCAGTGGCTTCAACCTGACGGCAGGCGTCACACGAGGTGTCTCCAGTCACACCTTCCCGTGCCTCTCTCCTGGAACTCCCTACACGCTGAAACTTAGCGCTGTCGCTGGGCCTCATTGGGCAGTGGGGCCCAGTGCCACTGAGTGGACCC GTCCCTCCACGCCCCGGGACCTGGGGCTcgctccccagcccccagggctcAGGGCCAGCTGGAAGGTGGGCCCGGGGGCCCGGGAGGGTTACCTGCTCAGGCTGAGCGGGCCTGTGGACAAGACCCTAAGTTTGGGCCCTGGGGCCCTCAACATCACGTTCCTGAGGCCCCTGCCATCTGGACACTACGCTCTGGAGCTGAGAGTTCTGGCAGGGCCCTACGAGGCCCGGGCCCAGGCCACTGCCTGGCTGGGCG ATGCTCTAGCCCAGCGCCCGCAGGGCAGTGGTACCGAGCTGCCCCTGGACAGGCCGGAGGCCAGCGAGGAGCCTGGGAGCCAGATACTGCCCTACACCGAGGGAGccccctgcctcctcagaaatgtCTCGGGGGCACCTGGTGTCACCCTGGTCACACTCCACGGGCCTGGGGCCCGCTCCCAGGTGGACGCTGTTTCCGCTCTGGGCACTGCCTCCGCAAGCCCCACAGGCCACACCG GGCCCCCCACGCCACAGTCACTCGAGGTCACCGGCAGGGATAGCCCCTCCACCTTGACCATTGGCTGGGCCCCAGCAGCAGGGCCGCGGGAAGGCTACAGGGTCAGCTGGCACCAGGAGGGCAGCCAGAGCTCGCCGGGCGGTCTTGTCAACTTGGGCCCAGACAACACCAGCCTGATGCTGCCGGATCTGGTGCCCGGTTCCTGCTACACCGTGTCTGTATGGACTCGGGCGGGAAACCTCAGCTCCAGCATCCAAAGGGCTCGCGCCTGCACAC TCCCTGCGCCGCCCGTCAGCCTGAGCCTGGGCCTGGCcgcccagccccctgccctgaGGGCAGTCTGGAGCCCCCCCGCGGGGGGCAGGGACGGCTTTCTCCTGCGGCTCTACTGCCTGCGGCCCCCGGCTCTGGAGGGCCAGGACACCCTGGGCCCTGAGGTGCAGACCTTCTCCTGGACCCGGCTGGCTCCAGGCACTGAGTTCCTGGTGTGGTTGGCCACCCTGCGGGGCCCCGACGAGAGCAGCGCTGCCAACGCCACGGGCTGGACGC GCCCCCTCGCCCCTGCCCTGGTGAATGTGACCAGTGAAGGCGCCACCCAGCTCCGGGCGTCCTGGGTCCACGCGCTGGGGGGCCGGGATGGCTACCGGGTGACCCTGTACCAGGCGGGCGTCCAGGTGCGCTCCAGCCCCGTGGGGGCCCATGTGGACAGCGCCAGCTTCTTGGCTCTGACTCCGGGCACTGAGTACAAGGTGGAGGTGGTCACGCAGGCCGGGCCCCTCCGTGCGGTGGCAGCCAGCGCTGCCGGCTGGACCC CCCCAGTGGTGCCCGCAGAGCTGCTGGTGTCCATGCAGGCGGGCAGCGCCGTGGTCAGCCTGGCCTGGGCCAGCGGCCCCCTGGGGCACGGAGCCTGCCATGCGCAGCTCTCGGGGGCCAGGCTCCTGTCCCGGGAGCAGCCCCTGGCCCTGGGCCAAGCCCGCCTGGTCCTGAGGGACCTCACGCCTGGACGCAACCTGTCCTTGACGGTGCAGTGCCGGGCAGGGCCCCTCCAGGCCTCCACACACCCTGTGCTGCTGCCCGTGG AGCCTGACCCGGTGGAGGACGTGCAGTGCCAGCCCGAGGCCACGCGCCTGGCCCTGGTCTGGACAGTGCCCACGGGGGATGTGGACACCTGTCTGGTGGTGGCGGAGCAGCTGGCAGCGGGAGGGGCCGCCCAGCTCATCTTCCGGGCCAACACCTCCGGGGGCGCCCTCCTGCTGGCCCCCCTGGCGCCCGCTGCGTCCTACCGCCTCAGCCTCTCGGTGCTGGGCAGGAACGGCCTGTGGAGCCGGGTGGTCAGCCTGGTGTGCGCCACTGTGCCCGAGG CCTGGCACCCCCCGGAGCTGGCCGCAGCCCCCCGGCTGGAGCCCGAGACGGGGATGGGTGTGCTGATCGCCCAGGGCATGTTTGGCGAGGAGGACGGGCAGATCCAGTGGTATGGGGTCATCGCCAGCACCAACATGTCGC TGGCCCGGCCTCCCCGCGAAGCCATCAACTGCACGTGGTTCGACCACTACTACGGGGGCCGCGACGCCTACCTGGCCGTGCTGCTCTCCAACCCCTTCTACGCCGGGCCCTGGGCCGCGCCCACATCCTGGCCGGTGCCTGTGGGCACAGACGACTGCGGCCAGACCCGCGACATATGTAACGGGCGGCTCAGGCCAGGCTCCCGGTATCG GTTCAGTGTCGTGGCCTTTTCCAGGCATAGCCCTGACACCCTCATCGCCTTCTCAGCCTTTTCAG AGCCCCGGACCAGCCCGTCCTGGGCGGTGCCCCTCCCAGTGACAGCGGGCATCGTGGCCAGCGTGCTAGCCCTGGTCTGGCTGGGCCTGCTGTGCGGGAGGCGAGTGAAGGGGCAAAG GGCGGAGAAGAGCCTGCGCTCCCAGGAGCTGACGGCTTACAACCTGCG GCGGACCCACCGGCCCATCCCCGCGCACAGCTTCCAGCAGAGCTTTGAGAGCAAGAGTGCCCACGCCTGCCAGGCCTTCTTTCAGGAGTTTGAG GAGCTGAAGGAGGTGGGCAAGGAGCAGCCTAGGCTGGAGGCTGAGCACCCTGCCAACAGTACCAAGAACCGCTACCCTCACGTGCTGCCCT ACGACCACTCCCGGGTCAGGCTGGCCCTGCTGGACGGGAAGCCCCACTCTGACTACATCAACGCTAGCTTCATTCCG GGCTACACCCACCCGCAGGAGTTCATCGCCACCCAGGGGCCTCTCAAGAAGACCCTGGCGGACTTTTGGAGGCTGGTGTGGGAGCAGCAGGTCCACGTCATCGTCATGCTGACGGTGGGCATGGAGAACGGGCGG GTGCTGTGCGAGCACTACTGGCCAGCCGACTCCAGCCCGGTCACCCACGGGCCCGTCACCATCTGCCTGCTGGCCGAGCAGCCCCAGGACGAGTGGACCACGCGGGAATTCCAGCTGCACCAC gctgcccAGCAGCAGCTGCGGAGGGTGAAGCAGCTGCAGTTCACCACCTGGCCGGACCACAGTGTCCCCGAGGCCCCCAGCTCCCTGCTGGCTTTTGTGGAGCTGGCCCGGGAGCAGGCGAGGGCTGCCGTGGGCGCAGGGCCCCTCCTGGTGCACTGCAG CGCGGGTGTGGGCCGCTCGGGCACCTTCGTGGCCCTGTGGCGGCTGCTGCGGcagctggaggaggagcaggtggTGGACGCGTTCCACGCGGTGCACATGCTGCGCCTGCACCGGCCACTCATGATCCAGACCCCG AGCCAGTACGTCTTCCTGCACAGATGCCTCCTGAGCAGGGTCCTGGAAGGGCCCCCCAGCAGCCGCACTGCTGA GGTTGCAGAGACCCACAGCGGGCACTGGGCAGCCCCGGGCACCCCCCATGTGGCCGGTGCCCCCTGCAGGCCACAGCCCATCCCCGTGAGGAACTTTGCCCGGGTGTGCGCGGAGCGGGCTGCCGACGGCAACGCGGGCTTCCTTGGGGAGCACCAG CTCCTGCTCCAGGCCCTGAAAAACGAGGCCGGCTCTGGGATGCCGTCTCCCCGGG ATGGCTGTTGTCACGAGCGGCCCCCTTCGGCAGAGAGCGGCCCGGCTGGGGAGATGCTTGAAGCCTGGCTCTTCCCC GGCGGGCCCTCTGGCCGCGACCATGTGGTGCTGACTGGCCCCGCGGGGCCAgctgaactctgggagctggtgtggGAGCATGGGGCCTGCGTGCTGGTCTCCTTGTGCCCACCGGACCCCCAGGAGAAG GAATTCTGGCCCACGGAGACGCAGCCGGTCGTCACAGACACGGTGACCGTGCGCTGGGTGGCGGATGGCAGTGCTGCAGGCTGGCCCTGCACCTTCCTTCACGTCACACAC AAGGCGAGCGGGAAGGAGAGGCCGGTGCAGCGGCTGCAGTTTCCATGCGGGGAGCCGGGCCAGGTGCTCCCCCCCGAGACCCTGCTGCCCTTCCTGGCCGCCGTGGGCCGGTGCTGCCCCTGGGACACTGAGCAGCCAGGCACGCTGCTCAGCCACTGCAG CAAGGATGCGGCCCAGCTGGGCACCTTCCTGGCCCTGGAGCAGCTGCTGCAGCAGGCAGGGGCCGAGGGCGCCGTGGACATCTTCACCGTGGCCTTGCAGCAGTCACAGGCCTGTGGCCTCATGACCCCAACGCTG GAGGAGTACATCCACCTCTACAGCTGCCTCAACAGCGCGCTCTCGGATGGGCTGCCGTGA
- the LOC113906990 gene encoding receptor-type tyrosine-protein phosphatase V-like isoform X2, translating into MPGCSRGDYCWHSGAREPARPDCPLPASASGRLSPEGTGRASGVSRLCPPQGVASPGLRLFLPGKPAAEEHRRLPGMRPPVLFVAILWLPGFLAKEGECQPPEEGPSWASGGSPLRVTVSSRGRSASLTLNWDAPGPGGLGRTLRLSRLSPRGSPEGQLLQAHTNASSFEFRDLVPGSRYQLEVTAVRPCGQNASLSLTALTAPSTVQDLKLHGSESPSSLEASWGSAPGGQDGYQLVLCHLESQTVVHNVSTSAGTLSYNFSHLLPGSEYGLEITTWAAHLQAKTSTRQWTAPVPPGQLALRALGTRALRASWYSSGGAAWLHLLLTDLLSGFNLTAGVTRGVSSHTFPCLSPGTPYTLKLSAVAGPHWAVGPSATEWTRPSTPRDLGLAPQPPGLRASWKVGPGAREGYLLRLSGPVDKTLSLGPGALNITFLRPLPSGHYALELRVLAGPYEARAQATAWLGDALAQRPQGSGTELPLDRPEASEEPGSQILPYTEGAPCLLRNVSGAPGVTLVTLHGPGARSQVDAVSALGTASASPTGHTGPPTPQSLEVTGRDSPSTLTIGWAPAAGPREGYRVSWHQEGSQSSPGGLVNLGPDNTSLMLPDLVPGSCYTVSVWTRAGNLSSSIQRARACTLPAPPVSLSLGLAAQPPALRAVWSPPAGGRDGFLLRLYCLRPPALEGQDTLGPEVQTFSWTRLAPGTEFLVWLATLRGPDESSAANATGWTRPLAPALVNVTSEGATQLRASWVHALGGRDGYRVTLYQAGVQVRSSPVGAHVDSASFLALTPGTEYKVEVVTQAGPLRAVAASAAGWTPPVVPAELLVSMQAGSAVVSLAWASGPLGHGACHAQLSGARLLSREQPLALGQARLVLRDLTPGRNLSLTVQCRAGPLQASTHPVLLPVEPDPVEDVQCQPEATRLALVWTVPTGDVDTCLVVAEQLAAGGAAQLIFRANTSGGALLLAPLAPAASYRLSLSVLGRNGLWSRVVSLVCATVPEAWHPPELAAAPRLEPETGMGVLIAQGMFGEEDGQIQWYGVIASTNMSLARPPREAINCTWFDHYYGGRDAYLAVLLSNPFYAGPWAAPTSWPVPVGTDDCGQTRDICNGRLRPGSRYRFSVVAFSRHSPDTLIAFSAFSEPRTSPSWAVPLPVTAGIVASVLALVWLGLLCGRRVKGQRAEKSLRSQELTAYNLRRTHRPIPAHSFQQSFESKSAHACQAFFQEFEELKEVGKEQPRLEAEHPANSTKNRYPHVLPYDHSRVRLALLDGKPHSDYINASFIPGYTHPQEFIATQGPLKKTLADFWRLVWEQQVHVIVMLTVGMENGRVLCEHYWPADSSPVTHGPVTICLLAEQPQDEWTTREFQLHHAAQQQLRRVKQLQFTTWPDHSVPEAPSSLLAFVELAREQARAAVGAGPLLVHCSAGVGRSGTFVALWRLLRQLEEEQVVDAFHAVHMLRLHRPLMIQTPSQYVFLHRCLLSRVLEGPPSSRTAEVAETHSGHWAAPGTPHVAGAPCRPQPIPVRNFARVCAERAADGNAGFLGEHQLLLQALKNEAGSGMPSPRDGCCHERPPSAESGPAGEMLEAWLFPGGPSGRDHVVLTGPAGPAELWELVWEHGACVLVSLCPPDPQEKEFWPTETQPVVTDTVTVRWVADGSAAGWPCTFLHVTHVSWAAWSGGLHGAAGPPGSRANVSAQKASGKERPVQRLQFPCGEPGQVLPPETLLPFLAAVGRCCPWDTEQPGTLLSHCSKDAAQLGTFLALEQLLQQAGAEGAVDIFTVALQQSQACGLMTPTLEEYIHLYSCLNSALSDGLP; encoded by the exons ATGCCAGGATGCAGCAGGGGAGACTACTGTTGGCACTCAGGAGCCAGGGAGCCAGCACGCCCAGACTGCCCGCTGCCCGCCTCTGCGTCCGGCCGGCTCTCCCCAGAAGGAACA GGCAGGGCATCGGGAGTCAGCCGTCTCTGCCCACCCCAGGGCGTTGCTTCTCCAGGTCTGCGTCTCTTCCTGCCTGGAAAGCCAGCTGCTGAAGAGCACCGGAG ACTCCCTGGAATGAGACCCCCAGTCCTGTTCGTGGCGATCCTCTGGCTCCCAGGCTTCTTGGCCAAG GAAGGCGAGTGCCAGCCCCCAGAAGAGGGTCCCAGCTGGGCGAGTGGAG GATCGCCTCTGAGGGTGACGGTCAGCAGCCGGGGCAGGTCTGCCAGCCTCACGCTGAACTGGGACGCCCCAGGGCCAGGTGGGCTCGGCCGCACCCTCCGCCTCAGCCGGCTGAGCCCCCGTGGCTCCCCTGAAGGGCAGCTGCTCCAGGCTCACACCAACGCGTCCAGCTTCGAGTTCCGGGACCTGGTGCCAGGAAGTCGCTACCAGCTGGAGGTGACGGCCGTGCGCCCCTGCGGGCAGAACGCCAGCCTCAGCCTCACTGCGCTCACAG CCCCGTCCACTGTCCAGGACCTGAAGCTCCACGGCTCTGAGAGCCCATCCAGCCTGGAGGCCTCGTGGGGCTCTGCTCCCGGGGGGCAGGATGGCTATCAGCTTGTCCTCTGCCATCTGGAGTCCCAGACAGTGGTTCACAATGTCTCCACGTCCGCCGGCACCCTGTCCTACAATTTTAGCCACCTCTTACCGGGCAGTGAGTACGGCTTGGAGATTACCACCTGGGCCGCCCACCTCCAAGCGAAGACCAGCACTCGCCAGTGGACAG CTCCTGTGCCTCCAGGGCAGCTGGCGCTGCGCGCCCTGGGCACCAGAGCCCTGCGGGCTTCCTGGTACAGCTCTGGGGGGGCCGCCTGGCTGCACCTCCTGCTCACGGACCTCCTCAGTGGCTTCAACCTGACGGCAGGCGTCACACGAGGTGTCTCCAGTCACACCTTCCCGTGCCTCTCTCCTGGAACTCCCTACACGCTGAAACTTAGCGCTGTCGCTGGGCCTCATTGGGCAGTGGGGCCCAGTGCCACTGAGTGGACCC GTCCCTCCACGCCCCGGGACCTGGGGCTcgctccccagcccccagggctcAGGGCCAGCTGGAAGGTGGGCCCGGGGGCCCGGGAGGGTTACCTGCTCAGGCTGAGCGGGCCTGTGGACAAGACCCTAAGTTTGGGCCCTGGGGCCCTCAACATCACGTTCCTGAGGCCCCTGCCATCTGGACACTACGCTCTGGAGCTGAGAGTTCTGGCAGGGCCCTACGAGGCCCGGGCCCAGGCCACTGCCTGGCTGGGCG ATGCTCTAGCCCAGCGCCCGCAGGGCAGTGGTACCGAGCTGCCCCTGGACAGGCCGGAGGCCAGCGAGGAGCCTGGGAGCCAGATACTGCCCTACACCGAGGGAGccccctgcctcctcagaaatgtCTCGGGGGCACCTGGTGTCACCCTGGTCACACTCCACGGGCCTGGGGCCCGCTCCCAGGTGGACGCTGTTTCCGCTCTGGGCACTGCCTCCGCAAGCCCCACAGGCCACACCG GGCCCCCCACGCCACAGTCACTCGAGGTCACCGGCAGGGATAGCCCCTCCACCTTGACCATTGGCTGGGCCCCAGCAGCAGGGCCGCGGGAAGGCTACAGGGTCAGCTGGCACCAGGAGGGCAGCCAGAGCTCGCCGGGCGGTCTTGTCAACTTGGGCCCAGACAACACCAGCCTGATGCTGCCGGATCTGGTGCCCGGTTCCTGCTACACCGTGTCTGTATGGACTCGGGCGGGAAACCTCAGCTCCAGCATCCAAAGGGCTCGCGCCTGCACAC TCCCTGCGCCGCCCGTCAGCCTGAGCCTGGGCCTGGCcgcccagccccctgccctgaGGGCAGTCTGGAGCCCCCCCGCGGGGGGCAGGGACGGCTTTCTCCTGCGGCTCTACTGCCTGCGGCCCCCGGCTCTGGAGGGCCAGGACACCCTGGGCCCTGAGGTGCAGACCTTCTCCTGGACCCGGCTGGCTCCAGGCACTGAGTTCCTGGTGTGGTTGGCCACCCTGCGGGGCCCCGACGAGAGCAGCGCTGCCAACGCCACGGGCTGGACGC GCCCCCTCGCCCCTGCCCTGGTGAATGTGACCAGTGAAGGCGCCACCCAGCTCCGGGCGTCCTGGGTCCACGCGCTGGGGGGCCGGGATGGCTACCGGGTGACCCTGTACCAGGCGGGCGTCCAGGTGCGCTCCAGCCCCGTGGGGGCCCATGTGGACAGCGCCAGCTTCTTGGCTCTGACTCCGGGCACTGAGTACAAGGTGGAGGTGGTCACGCAGGCCGGGCCCCTCCGTGCGGTGGCAGCCAGCGCTGCCGGCTGGACCC CCCCAGTGGTGCCCGCAGAGCTGCTGGTGTCCATGCAGGCGGGCAGCGCCGTGGTCAGCCTGGCCTGGGCCAGCGGCCCCCTGGGGCACGGAGCCTGCCATGCGCAGCTCTCGGGGGCCAGGCTCCTGTCCCGGGAGCAGCCCCTGGCCCTGGGCCAAGCCCGCCTGGTCCTGAGGGACCTCACGCCTGGACGCAACCTGTCCTTGACGGTGCAGTGCCGGGCAGGGCCCCTCCAGGCCTCCACACACCCTGTGCTGCTGCCCGTGG AGCCTGACCCGGTGGAGGACGTGCAGTGCCAGCCCGAGGCCACGCGCCTGGCCCTGGTCTGGACAGTGCCCACGGGGGATGTGGACACCTGTCTGGTGGTGGCGGAGCAGCTGGCAGCGGGAGGGGCCGCCCAGCTCATCTTCCGGGCCAACACCTCCGGGGGCGCCCTCCTGCTGGCCCCCCTGGCGCCCGCTGCGTCCTACCGCCTCAGCCTCTCGGTGCTGGGCAGGAACGGCCTGTGGAGCCGGGTGGTCAGCCTGGTGTGCGCCACTGTGCCCGAGG CCTGGCACCCCCCGGAGCTGGCCGCAGCCCCCCGGCTGGAGCCCGAGACGGGGATGGGTGTGCTGATCGCCCAGGGCATGTTTGGCGAGGAGGACGGGCAGATCCAGTGGTATGGGGTCATCGCCAGCACCAACATGTCGC TGGCCCGGCCTCCCCGCGAAGCCATCAACTGCACGTGGTTCGACCACTACTACGGGGGCCGCGACGCCTACCTGGCCGTGCTGCTCTCCAACCCCTTCTACGCCGGGCCCTGGGCCGCGCCCACATCCTGGCCGGTGCCTGTGGGCACAGACGACTGCGGCCAGACCCGCGACATATGTAACGGGCGGCTCAGGCCAGGCTCCCGGTATCG GTTCAGTGTCGTGGCCTTTTCCAGGCATAGCCCTGACACCCTCATCGCCTTCTCAGCCTTTTCAG AGCCCCGGACCAGCCCGTCCTGGGCGGTGCCCCTCCCAGTGACAGCGGGCATCGTGGCCAGCGTGCTAGCCCTGGTCTGGCTGGGCCTGCTGTGCGGGAGGCGAGTGAAGGGGCAAAG GGCGGAGAAGAGCCTGCGCTCCCAGGAGCTGACGGCTTACAACCTGCG GCGGACCCACCGGCCCATCCCCGCGCACAGCTTCCAGCAGAGCTTTGAGAGCAAGAGTGCCCACGCCTGCCAGGCCTTCTTTCAGGAGTTTGAG GAGCTGAAGGAGGTGGGCAAGGAGCAGCCTAGGCTGGAGGCTGAGCACCCTGCCAACAGTACCAAGAACCGCTACCCTCACGTGCTGCCCT ACGACCACTCCCGGGTCAGGCTGGCCCTGCTGGACGGGAAGCCCCACTCTGACTACATCAACGCTAGCTTCATTCCG GGCTACACCCACCCGCAGGAGTTCATCGCCACCCAGGGGCCTCTCAAGAAGACCCTGGCGGACTTTTGGAGGCTGGTGTGGGAGCAGCAGGTCCACGTCATCGTCATGCTGACGGTGGGCATGGAGAACGGGCGG GTGCTGTGCGAGCACTACTGGCCAGCCGACTCCAGCCCGGTCACCCACGGGCCCGTCACCATCTGCCTGCTGGCCGAGCAGCCCCAGGACGAGTGGACCACGCGGGAATTCCAGCTGCACCAC gctgcccAGCAGCAGCTGCGGAGGGTGAAGCAGCTGCAGTTCACCACCTGGCCGGACCACAGTGTCCCCGAGGCCCCCAGCTCCCTGCTGGCTTTTGTGGAGCTGGCCCGGGAGCAGGCGAGGGCTGCCGTGGGCGCAGGGCCCCTCCTGGTGCACTGCAG CGCGGGTGTGGGCCGCTCGGGCACCTTCGTGGCCCTGTGGCGGCTGCTGCGGcagctggaggaggagcaggtggTGGACGCGTTCCACGCGGTGCACATGCTGCGCCTGCACCGGCCACTCATGATCCAGACCCCG AGCCAGTACGTCTTCCTGCACAGATGCCTCCTGAGCAGGGTCCTGGAAGGGCCCCCCAGCAGCCGCACTGCTGA GGTTGCAGAGACCCACAGCGGGCACTGGGCAGCCCCGGGCACCCCCCATGTGGCCGGTGCCCCCTGCAGGCCACAGCCCATCCCCGTGAGGAACTTTGCCCGGGTGTGCGCGGAGCGGGCTGCCGACGGCAACGCGGGCTTCCTTGGGGAGCACCAG CTCCTGCTCCAGGCCCTGAAAAACGAGGCCGGCTCTGGGATGCCGTCTCCCCGGG ATGGCTGTTGTCACGAGCGGCCCCCTTCGGCAGAGAGCGGCCCGGCTGGGGAGATGCTTGAAGCCTGGCTCTTCCCC GGCGGGCCCTCTGGCCGCGACCATGTGGTGCTGACTGGCCCCGCGGGGCCAgctgaactctgggagctggtgtggGAGCATGGGGCCTGCGTGCTGGTCTCCTTGTGCCCACCGGACCCCCAGGAGAAG GAATTCTGGCCCACGGAGACGCAGCCGGTCGTCACAGACACGGTGACCGTGCGCTGGGTGGCGGATGGCAGTGCTGCAGGCTGGCCCTGCACCTTCCTTCACGTCACACACGTAAGCTGGGCCGCGTGGTCGGGGGGGCTCCACGGAGCCGCGGGTCCCCCGGGCAGCCGTGCCAATGTCTCTGCCCAGAAGGCGAGCGGGAAGGAGAGGCCGGTGCAGCGGCTGCAGTTTCCATGCGGGGAGCCGGGCCAGGTGCTCCCCCCCGAGACCCTGCTGCCCTTCCTGGCCGCCGTGGGCCGGTGCTGCCCCTGGGACACTGAGCAGCCAGGCACGCTGCTCAGCCACTGCAG CAAGGATGCGGCCCAGCTGGGCACCTTCCTGGCCCTGGAGCAGCTGCTGCAGCAGGCAGGGGCCGAGGGCGCCGTGGACATCTTCACCGTGGCCTTGCAGCAGTCACAGGCCTGTGGCCTCATGACCCCAACGCTG GAGGAGTACATCCACCTCTACAGCTGCCTCAACAGCGCGCTCTCGGATGGGCTGCCGTGA